GGAAGGATTCGACGAAAGTAGAATTGTTGTTACTGGAAATACGGTGATAGATGCACAGATGTACGTAATGAATCACTTCGACCTTGATGGCATCAGGAAGAAGATAATTGACCATGAGAATTACTTTCTTGTCACGTTACACAGAAGGGAGAACATAGGGCAAAGGATGAGGAATATTCTCAGCGCACTGAGAAAGTTTTCAGAAAGAGAAGGAATTGAGATAGTTTTTCCTGTGCACAAAAATCCAAAGGTGAGAGAGGTTGTTTACGATGTGCTCGAAGGATGCAAAACGGCACATTTATTGGAGCCTGTAGATTACGTCGAACTCACTGCTCTTTTAAAGGGCGCAAGGTTTGTTGCTACAGACAGCGGTGGGATACAGGAAGAAGCACCAACGTTTGGAAAATTCGTTGCTGTGTGCAGAGAAACAACGGAGCGGCCTGAGTTGATAGAAAGCGGATTTGGTGTTCTGGCTGGCACGCAGGAAGAGAGCGTGTTGGATGCACTCTACAAAGCGGTTGATTTTGAGCCACACGATTTGAGAAATCCGTTTGGTGATGGGAAAGCATCCGAGAGGATACTCAAATCGCTCATGGAGGAAAATAGATGAAGAAGGTACTTGTAATAGGCTACATGCATCCAAAAGATGATAAGCGTGTGCACAGAACGGTGAAAGCACTCTCAAAAGTTGCACACGTGTTCTATCAGTACTTGACCGATATGCCTGAGAAAGAATACAGAGATGGGAACATACATTATCTTCCCATCGAATGGCACGAGAATGTGAATGCAAACGCTTTCGTTAAGCTTTGGAAGAGGCGAAAGCTCGATAAAAAGATAGTGGACTTAATAGAGAATTCGGACTATGATATTCTTTACATGCACCACTTTTTGCCTTCAAAACCAATTGAACCTTTTGTGTATGCAAAAAAGAAGGGGAAAAGAATAGTTTACGATGTGCATGAGTACCATCCAGAGAATTTTCTATCGAATTTTTCTGGAATAATTGGAAAATTGAAGACTGCGATTATGAGAAGTATATTTGAACGGCAAATTGAGTTGTCTGATAAGCTTGTGTTTGTGTCTTACGAACAGATGGAGTATTCGTTGAGAGGAAGAAAAAAAGAATGCTTGGTTGTTCCAAATTATGCGAGTATCGTGTTATCGAGTACCGAAAAGGAAAAGTCAATTGTCTATGTTGGGAAGATAACAAGAGCCCTTGGTGAAGAGGAACAGGTTGTAAAAGAACTTATCAGACAAGGTTTTATTTTCAAAATAGTAGGTATGGATTCAAAAGCTTTCTCGAACATTAATCATATTTGTACTGGCTTTCTTCCGTATGAGGAAATGATGAAAGAGATATCGAAGGCTTCATTTTCGCTCGTGTCCTTTAAAACTACTGGGAGAGAAGATTACAAGAATGATTTATGGTCGTTGCCGCATAAATTTTTCGACTCGCTTGCCGCAAGCACTCCGGTGATTGTGAGCGATAGATTTGTTTCCTTGAGACGAGTTGTTGAGGAACTTGGCGTAGGTGTGGTGATTAATCCAAAAGATGTTGATGGCTCAGTGAGGAAGATACTGGAAGCGTATAAAGAATACGATAAGCTTTTAGCGGATGTTGAGAGGTACAAAGATAGATTCGTTTGGGATGAAAGAAAAGAGAAAGAGTTCATTGAGTTCGTTCTTGGATAAGAATATAGAATTCAGGGGAGGTTGTCCGATGAAAGTCCTATCCTTGGTCGGTGCAAGGCCGCAGTTTATTAAGGAAGCTGTTTTACACAAAGAGTTTGAAAAAGCAGGCATTCAAGAAATTCTCGTCCACTCTGGTCAGCACTATGATTTCAACATGAGCGATGTGTTTTTCCAAGTGCTCGAAATTAGAAAGCCCGATTATTACCTCAGCGTGGGTTCTGGACTGCACGGTGAGATGACCGGCAAGATTATGATCGAGTTTGAGAAGATCGTGCTTGAAGAGAAACCTGATGTGATACTTGTCTACGGCGATACAAACACAACACTTGCAGGGGCGATTGTGGGAGCAAAGCTCAAGATACCCGTTGCACACGTTGAAGCTGGCTTAAGGCAAGAGCCGAAAGATATGCCTGAAGAGATAAACCGAGTGCTCACAGATAGAGTTTCTAAGTACCTGTTCTGTCCGACTAAACTGGCTGTTGAGAATTTGAAAAAAGAAGGTATAGAGCAAGGAGTTTATTTTGTCGGTGATGTGATGTACGATTTGTTTTTGATGATGAAACCGTTGTTTAAGTACGACGTATATGAGGCGGCAGGGCTTGAGGAAGGAAAGTACATAGTTATGACCCTTCACAGGGATTTTAATGTGGACAACAAGGAGAAGTTCGAAAAGATTTTGAAGGAAGTTGCCAAGGTTGCCGAAAAAGTTAAAGTTGTGTTTCCGGTTCATCCAAGGACAAGGAAGAGAATCTCAGAATTTGGACTCGATGAATATTTGAAGGACATCTTGGTTATAGAACCTATCGATTATCTGAATTTGATGGGCTTAGTTGAAAAGTCGTGGAAAGTGATAACTGACAGCGGTGGGTTGCAAAAGGAGGCGTATTTTGCTGGTAAGCGTGCAGTAGTTGTGATGCCAGACTCTGGATGGCGTGAACTGGTGGAAACAGGATGGAACATATTAGCTGATGGTGAAGGGATATACGATGCGGTGTTTA
The DNA window shown above is from Fervidobacterium changbaicum and carries:
- the wecB gene encoding non-hydrolyzing UDP-N-acetylglucosamine 2-epimerase; protein product: MRIGIVFGTRPEIIKVAPVYLKAKEMSLDADFICTGQHREMVDMMKGIFGVDSDIDMNIMTANQTLNDVMYKVVQGFEELLKKREYDWILVQGDTTTAMAAALASFNRGVKVGHIEAGLRSGDLYDPFPEEMNRRVIDQVSEKMFAPTQKSKETLLREGFDESRIVVTGNTVIDAQMYVMNHFDLDGIRKKIIDHENYFLVTLHRRENIGQRMRNILSALRKFSEREGIEIVFPVHKNPKVREVVYDVLEGCKTAHLLEPVDYVELTALLKGARFVATDSGGIQEEAPTFGKFVAVCRETTERPELIESGFGVLAGTQEESVLDALYKAVDFEPHDLRNPFGDGKASERILKSLMEENR
- a CDS encoding glycosyl transferase family 1 → MKKVLVIGYMHPKDDKRVHRTVKALSKVAHVFYQYLTDMPEKEYRDGNIHYLPIEWHENVNANAFVKLWKRRKLDKKIVDLIENSDYDILYMHHFLPSKPIEPFVYAKKKGKRIVYDVHEYHPENFLSNFSGIIGKLKTAIMRSIFERQIELSDKLVFVSYEQMEYSLRGRKKECLVVPNYASIVLSSTEKEKSIVYVGKITRALGEEEQVVKELIRQGFIFKIVGMDSKAFSNINHICTGFLPYEEMMKEISKASFSLVSFKTTGREDYKNDLWSLPHKFFDSLAASTPVIVSDRFVSLRRVVEELGVGVVINPKDVDGSVRKILEAYKEYDKLLADVERYKDRFVWDERKEKEFIEFVLG
- the wecB gene encoding non-hydrolyzing UDP-N-acetylglucosamine 2-epimerase is translated as MKVLSLVGARPQFIKEAVLHKEFEKAGIQEILVHSGQHYDFNMSDVFFQVLEIRKPDYYLSVGSGLHGEMTGKIMIEFEKIVLEEKPDVILVYGDTNTTLAGAIVGAKLKIPVAHVEAGLRQEPKDMPEEINRVLTDRVSKYLFCPTKLAVENLKKEGIEQGVYFVGDVMYDLFLMMKPLFKYDVYEAAGLEEGKYIVMTLHRDFNVDNKEKFEKILKEVAKVAEKVKVVFPVHPRTRKRISEFGLDEYLKDILVIEPIDYLNLMGLVEKSWKVITDSGGLQKEAYFAGKRAVVVMPDSGWRELVETGWNILADGEGIYDAVFSTEEKPYPTGLYGNGDAGNRIVEILKQ